The DNA region GGCCCACGTCGCCACGGTCGCAGAGCTGCGCGAGGTGCTGGGTGTCTGAGCTGTTGCACGTCACCTTCGTCTGCTCGGGCAACATCTGCCGCAGCCCGATCGCCGAGAAGATGTTCGCCCATCAGGTCGGGCAGCGAGGGCTTGCCGAGCTGGTCCGGGTGACCAGCGCCGGCACCGGGCACTGGCACGAAGGAGAGCCCGCCGACCGCCGTGCCGGGCACGTCCTGCGCGAGAACGGCTACCCCACCGCCCACCGGGCGGCCCAACTCACCGACGACCACCTTTCGGCAGACATGGTGATCGCGCTGGGCCGCAACCATCTACGCTTCCTGCAGCATGCTGGGGTGCCGGGTGAACGGCTGCGACTGCTGCGATCCTTCGACCCGCGATCCGGTGCCCATGCGCTCGACGTCGAGGACCCCTACTACGGCACGCAGGGCGACTTCGACGAGGTGTTCACGGTGATCGAGGCCGCGCTGCCGGGACTGCACGACTGGGTCGACGAGCAGCTGGCGCACCGGAAGGTCAGCTGAGCGTGCGCCGTTTCACATTCCTGCTCCAGCCCCAGTGGCTGGCGCTCTACGTTGTGGTCATCGCGTTCGCCTACCTGTGCTTCACCGTGCTGGCGCCGTGGCAGCTGGGCAAGAACACCACGACGTCGCAGCGCAACGACCAGATCGCGCGCTCCCTGGACGCCGAGCCGACGGCGCTGACGAGCGTGCTGCCCCAGCAGGATTCGAGCATCGACGACGAGGAGTGGCAGCGGGTCACCGCGACCGGCCGATACCTGCCCGAGGCGCAGGTGGTGGCTCGGTTGCGTCTGGTCGAGGGCGACCCTGCCTACGAGGTACTGGTGCCCTTCGTCGTCGAGGACGGCCCGACGGTGCTCGTCAACCGGGGTTTCGTGCGTCCGGTGG from Mycobacterium sp. SMC-4 includes:
- a CDS encoding low molecular weight protein-tyrosine-phosphatase, whose protein sequence is MSELLHVTFVCSGNICRSPIAEKMFAHQVGQRGLAELVRVTSAGTGHWHEGEPADRRAGHVLRENGYPTAHRAAQLTDDHLSADMVIALGRNHLRFLQHAGVPGERLRLLRSFDPRSGAHALDVEDPYYGTQGDFDEVFTVIEAALPGLHDWVDEQLAHRKVS